One Mercenaria mercenaria strain notata chromosome 12, MADL_Memer_1, whole genome shotgun sequence DNA segment encodes these proteins:
- the LOC123535358 gene encoding uncharacterized protein LOC123535358 translates to MKFLYACLVLIGVLGLSLSKYSDNNDVVDKPISIEQGESSRTSEDESSLDTSHQEDNKTGASFPILGKDEYTVEDTANDNQPEKRYGFVLGRGFGFGKRYGNILGHGMSFGKRFGSVLGKGMTFGKRFGTVLGHGMSFGKRYGSVLGKGFAFGKRDSEVYENEDNNKGNKGFIPDIYNDKTENKRNNDDNIDEDMEFVDLSGPVDEKKWVLNDIYGGEFPNYKRSKRDTRVKRFARFFGNVLGRGFSIGKKDEMPGTNSMSGELGMQASVNNIPFEDEDDTKGEVELEKRFISGLEGHGYISGKRQSYHGRGQRQSFGNVLGRGFSFGKRDSEMDDEPIKLNTNYAFSGINNENSLDDAVDQLHDKRYFHSSPGHRFLFGKRDMEDRDKRFGFVLGRGYSFGKRGDLHPKKRYPYGLVLGRGFSFGKRSSETEDGMPNIDGPYTFPDLEYDPQSNKRASFVLGRGYMFGKRGAKRFGWVLGNGLSFGKRDSAEQHYPDPDDVSQFIDDFGNIFIRTDLIEDFDKLNSEYLQKSEQRIFGCAGSLIQHHADSNSELDKSYTVAAGLEDLKKRSAQHVVNYFVDDLGHVFVNAEDISSKDNPLIGEDKDISYYTCDGQVTQLLGDSDIYDNVSKRGWGSVLGRGFRFGKRFGSRKRFGHILGNGFAFGK, encoded by the exons ATGAAGTTCCTGTATGCGTGCCTCGTTTTGATCGGCGTACTTG gtTTGAGTTTGAGCAAATATTCCGACAACAACGATGTAGTGGACAAACCGATATCAATAGAGCAGGGAGAAAGCAGCCGAACATCAGAGGATGAATCCTCATTAGATACATCACATCAAGAAGACAATAAAACAGGTGCAAGTTTTCCTATTCTTGGAAAAGACGAGTATACTGTAGAGGATACTGCAAATGATAATCAACCGGAAAAACGCTATGGATTCGTCCTCGGAAGAGGATTTGGTTTTGGTAAACGTTATGGCAATATCCTTGGACATGGTATGAGTTTTGGAAAGCGATTTGGATCCGTCCTTGGCAAAGGCATGACTTTTGGAAAGCGATTTGGTACTGTCTTGGGACATGGAATGAGCTTCGGGAAACGATATGGCTCTGTTCTTGGTAAAGGATTCGCCTTTGGAAAGCGTGACTCGGAAGTTTATGAAAATGAAGATAATAACAAAGGTAACAAAGGTTTTATTCCAGACATATACAACgacaaaacagaaaacaaaagaaacaacgATGACAATATTGATGAAGATATGGAATTCGTTGATCTGTCTGGACCAGTAGATGAGAAGAAATgggttttaaatgatatatacgGCGGAGAGTTCCCAAACTACAAGAGGTCAAAAAGAGACACTAGAGTGAAGAGATTTGCGCGTTTCTTTGGAAATGTTCTTGGCAGGGGATTTTCGATTGGTAAAAAAGATGAAATGCCAGGGACTAATTCTATGTCAGGAGAACTCGGTATGCAAGCATCAGTAAACAATATTCCTTTTGAAGATGAAGATGATACTAAAGGAGAAGTCGAGCTGGAAAAGCGTTTTATTTCTGGTTTAGAGGGGCATGGTTATATATCCGGTAAAAGACAATCTTACCATGGACGAGGTCAGAGGCAGAGTTTTGGAAATGTTCTAGGCAGGGGGTTCTCTTTTGGAAAACGAGATAGTGAAATGGACGATGAACCAAttaaacttaatacaaattatgCTTTCTCTGGCATCAATAATGAAAATAGCCTAGATGATGCAGTTGATCAACTTCATGACAAAAGATATTTTCATAGTAGTCCGGGACACCGATTTTTATTTGGAAAACGTGACATGGAAGATAGAGATAAACGATTCGGTTTTGTTTTAGGACGAGGATACTCATTTGGCAAAAGAGGAGATCTGCACCCAAAGAAACGGTATCCATACGGCCTCGTTCTCGGTAGAGGATTTTCGTTTGGAAAAAGATCTTCTGAAACTGAGGATGGGATGCCTAATATAGATGGTCCATATACTTTCCCAGATTTGGAATACGATCCCCAATCCAACAAAAGAGCTAGTTTTGTCCTTGGGAGGGGTTACATGTTTGGCAAGCGAGGTGCAAAGAGATTTGGCTGGGTATTAGGAAATGGACTAAGCTTTGGAAAACGAGACAGTGCTGAACAACACTATCCGGACCCAGATGACGTAAGCCAGTTTATAGATGACTTTGGGAATATTTTCATTCGAACCGACTTGATAGAAGACTTTGATAAATTGAATTCGGAATACTTGCAGAAGAGTGAGCAAAGGATATTTGGTTGTGCAGGCAGTTTGATTCAGCACCACGCCGACTCCAACAGTGAGCTTGACAAATCATATACAGTTGCTGCCGGACTTGAAGATTTGAAGAAACGATCAGCACAGCATGTGGTGAATTACTTCGTTGACGACCTTGGGCATGTGTTTGTAAATGCCGAAGATATTTCGAGCAAGGATAATCCACTTATTGGAGAAGATAAAGACATATCATATTACACATGTGATGGACAGGTTACACAATTACTTGGTGATAGCGACATTTACGATAATGTATCTAAACGTGGCTGGGGGAGTGTTTTAGGTAGAGGCTTTCGATTCGGTAAACGCTTTGGTTCCAGAAAAAGATTTGGTCATATTCTTGGAAACGGGTTTGCATTCGGGAAATAA